The following are encoded together in the Gordonia insulae genome:
- a CDS encoding L,D-transpeptidase family protein, protein MRLLGLLVIAVVAAVTGGAGTALAAPGTPAPTTPSAPPTSTPASPMIPSTGIPMLDDVLNSLAGNLGLGGSGSSEPDTSQMIVVTAPKASDTTATLTAFERGADQSWKPVIGPTKAFLGSLGMGEPKDNVYRTPQGTFSLDQAFGRQANPGTKMPYKKVDREDWWDSNMKSPTYNTMVRQPKSPGGDSENLYDSGPVYDYAVNIAHNPQRTPGKASAMFLHVTNNQPTMGCVAIDRELMRKVLTWLDPAKHPKIAIGVNQAGPSSSATPTTPPGSATPQSGTTSPAPGSPSIPGGDSLTELLSRLVGIVPSLLGTAAGS, encoded by the coding sequence ATGAGGTTATTGGGACTACTCGTGATCGCGGTGGTCGCTGCGGTGACCGGTGGTGCCGGGACCGCGCTCGCCGCGCCCGGTACCCCGGCCCCGACGACCCCCTCGGCGCCACCGACCTCGACACCTGCATCCCCGATGATCCCGTCGACCGGGATCCCCATGCTCGACGACGTGTTGAACTCGCTCGCGGGGAATCTGGGACTCGGCGGCAGCGGCAGTTCAGAGCCGGACACGAGCCAGATGATCGTCGTGACGGCGCCCAAGGCGTCCGACACCACAGCCACCCTCACCGCGTTCGAACGGGGAGCGGACCAGTCGTGGAAGCCGGTCATCGGCCCGACAAAGGCATTTCTCGGGTCGTTGGGCATGGGCGAGCCGAAGGACAACGTCTACCGGACACCGCAAGGCACGTTCTCCCTCGACCAGGCGTTCGGCCGACAGGCGAACCCCGGCACCAAGATGCCGTACAAGAAGGTCGACCGTGAGGACTGGTGGGACTCGAACATGAAGTCGCCGACCTACAACACGATGGTCCGGCAGCCGAAGAGTCCGGGCGGCGACAGCGAGAACCTCTACGATTCCGGGCCCGTCTACGACTATGCGGTCAACATCGCGCACAACCCGCAGCGCACCCCGGGCAAGGCGTCGGCCATGTTCCTGCACGTCACCAACAACCAGCCGACGATGGGGTGCGTGGCGATCGACCGCGAACTGATGCGCAAGGTACTGACGTGGCTCGATCCCGCCAAGCATCCGAAGATCGCCATCGGTGTCAATCAGGCCGGGCCGTCGAGCTCCGCGACTCCCACGACACCGCCCGGATCGGCCACCCCGCAGTCCGGCACCACGTCACCGGCCCCGGGATCGCCGAGCATCCCCGGTGGCGATTCGCTGACCGAGTTGCTCAGCCGGCTCGTCGGGATCGTCCCGTCGCTGCTGGGGACCGCGGCGGGCAGCTGA
- a CDS encoding class II fumarate hydratase, with product MAEQQYRIEHDTMGEVKVPVDALWRAQTQRAVENFPISHRPLERTQIRAMGLLKAACAQVNKDLGLLDAERADAIVAAAKEIADGKHDDQFPIDVFQTGSGTSSNMNANEVIASIAKAAGVDVHPNDHVNMSQSSNDTFPTATHVAATEAAVTDLIPALDHLRLALLDKSTEWREVVKSGRTHLMDAVPVTLGQEFGGYARQIEAGIERVTATLPRVGELPIGGTAVGTGLNAPDGFGTKVVAELRTLTDVDALSLAADNFEAQAARDGLVELSGQLKTIAVSLTKIANDIRWMGSGPLTGLGEIHLPDLQPGSSIMPGKVNPVLPEAVTQVAAQVIGNDAAVTWGGGNGAFELNVYIPMMARNVLESLKLLANVSRLFADRCIVGLKADEERLRTLAESSPSIVTPLNSAIGYEEAAAVAKQALKEGKTIRQTVIDRGLIGDKLSEAELDKRLDVLKMANLDRER from the coding sequence CTCTGGCGTGCGCAGACACAGCGCGCGGTGGAGAACTTCCCGATCAGCCACCGCCCGCTGGAGCGGACGCAGATCCGCGCGATGGGCCTGCTGAAGGCCGCCTGCGCGCAGGTCAACAAGGACCTCGGTCTGCTCGATGCCGAGCGGGCCGACGCGATCGTCGCCGCGGCCAAGGAGATCGCCGACGGCAAGCATGACGATCAGTTCCCGATCGACGTCTTCCAGACCGGGTCGGGCACCAGCTCCAACATGAACGCCAACGAGGTCATCGCCTCGATCGCCAAGGCGGCAGGCGTCGATGTGCACCCGAACGACCACGTCAACATGTCGCAGTCGTCGAACGACACCTTCCCCACCGCGACCCATGTGGCTGCCACCGAAGCCGCGGTCACCGATCTCATCCCGGCCCTGGATCATCTGCGGCTGGCCCTGCTGGACAAGTCCACCGAGTGGCGTGAGGTCGTCAAGAGCGGCCGCACCCACCTGATGGATGCGGTGCCGGTGACCCTCGGCCAGGAGTTCGGCGGCTATGCACGCCAGATCGAGGCGGGCATCGAACGCGTCACCGCCACACTGCCGCGCGTCGGCGAACTGCCGATCGGTGGCACCGCGGTCGGCACCGGCCTCAACGCTCCCGACGGTTTCGGCACCAAGGTGGTCGCCGAGCTCCGCACCCTGACCGACGTCGACGCGCTGTCGTTGGCGGCGGACAACTTCGAGGCACAGGCCGCCCGGGACGGACTCGTCGAGCTGTCCGGCCAGTTGAAGACCATCGCGGTGTCGCTCACCAAGATCGCCAACGACATCCGCTGGATGGGCTCGGGACCGTTGACCGGCCTGGGTGAGATCCACCTCCCGGATCTGCAGCCCGGTTCGTCGATCATGCCCGGCAAGGTCAATCCCGTTCTGCCCGAGGCGGTCACGCAGGTCGCCGCACAGGTGATCGGCAACGATGCCGCGGTCACCTGGGGCGGCGGCAACGGCGCATTCGAGCTGAACGTGTACATCCCGATGATGGCGCGCAACGTCCTCGAATCACTCAAGTTGCTGGCCAACGTGTCCCGGCTGTTCGCCGATCGTTGCATCGTCGGGCTCAAGGCGGACGAGGAGCGACTGCGCACGCTCGCCGAGAGCTCGCCGTCCATCGTGACGCCGCTCAACAGCGCGATCGGTTACGAGGAAGCCGCCGCCGTCGCCAAGCAGGCCCTCAAGGAGGGCAAGACCATCCGCCAGACGGTCATCGACCGCGGCCTGATCGGCGACAAGCTGTCCGAGGCCGAACTGGACAAGCGCCTCGACGTCCTGAAGATGGCCAATCTCGATCGCGAGCGCTGA
- a CDS encoding PIG-L deacetylase family protein — MTQLAAFPTDWQTALVLVAHPDDPEYGMAPAVARWTSEGRHLVYALASSGEAGIEGMAPADAGPAREAEQRASAGVVGVDDVEFWGFPDSAIRNTPQLRDRIRETITRVAPDVVLSLYGGPEWAPGQPNQSDHMEFAAAVLETYDSMDPIARPRRLFENGPQATHAVDVTEQIDLAVSSLAAHEQYLSVLDPDTPVVEQARRQIDMVTAPREDFGGVRAACFELKRGPA; from the coding sequence ATGACGCAGCTTGCCGCCTTCCCCACCGATTGGCAGACCGCACTGGTCCTCGTCGCGCATCCCGACGACCCGGAGTACGGGATGGCCCCCGCCGTCGCCCGCTGGACCTCGGAGGGCAGGCATCTCGTCTATGCCCTCGCCTCCAGCGGCGAGGCGGGCATCGAGGGCATGGCCCCGGCCGACGCGGGCCCGGCCCGGGAAGCCGAGCAGCGGGCCTCGGCGGGGGTGGTCGGCGTCGACGACGTCGAGTTCTGGGGCTTCCCGGACAGCGCGATCCGCAACACCCCACAGCTGCGTGACCGCATTCGCGAGACCATCACAAGAGTGGCGCCCGATGTGGTGCTCTCGCTGTACGGCGGTCCGGAGTGGGCGCCGGGACAACCGAACCAGTCCGACCACATGGAGTTCGCCGCCGCCGTGCTCGAGACCTACGATTCGATGGACCCGATCGCGAGGCCCCGCCGCCTGTTCGAGAACGGACCGCAGGCCACCCATGCGGTCGACGTCACCGAACAGATCGACCTGGCCGTGAGTTCGTTGGCGGCGCACGAGCAGTACCTGTCCGTGCTCGACCCCGACACCCCCGTCGTCGAGCAGGCCCGCCGTCAGATAGACATGGTCACCGCACCTCGGGAGGACTTCGGTGGTGTCCGCGCGGCCTGCTTCGAACTGAAGCGGGGACCGGCATGA
- a CDS encoding PhoH family protein has protein sequence MTTRTYVLDTSVLLSDPWAVMRFAEHHVVLPLVVIGELEGKRHHHELGWFAREALRMLDDLRLEHGRLDIALPIGDEGGTLQVELNHTDPAVLPAGFRTETNDSRILACALNLRAEGKDVTLVSKDTPLRVKAGAVGLAADEYHAQDVVVSGWSGMTELDVDTTVVDTLYAEGVVDVDDARELPCHTGIRLLGHGSSALGRVNPDKRVQLVRGDREAFGLHGRSAEQRVALDLLLDDSVGIVSLGGKAGTGKSALALCAGLEAVLERRTQRKVVVFRPLYAVGGQQLGYLPGSEADKMGPWAQAVFDTLEGLASPEVIDEVLSRGMLEVLPLTHIRGRSLHDSFVIVDEAQSLERNVLLTVLSRLGSGSRVVLTHDVAQRDNLRVGRHDGVAAVIEKLKGHPLFAHVTLTRSERSPIAALVTEMLEEFAPGAY, from the coding sequence GTGACCACACGCACCTACGTCCTCGACACCTCCGTGCTGCTGTCCGACCCCTGGGCGGTCATGCGGTTCGCCGAGCACCATGTGGTTCTGCCACTGGTCGTCATCGGTGAACTCGAGGGCAAACGTCACCATCACGAGCTCGGCTGGTTCGCACGCGAGGCGTTGCGGATGCTCGACGATCTCCGCCTCGAGCACGGCCGCCTCGACATCGCGCTGCCGATCGGTGACGAGGGCGGCACGCTTCAGGTCGAACTGAATCACACCGACCCCGCGGTCCTGCCGGCCGGCTTCCGGACCGAGACCAACGATTCACGAATCCTGGCCTGCGCGTTGAATCTTCGCGCGGAAGGCAAGGACGTCACGCTGGTGTCCAAGGACACGCCGCTACGCGTCAAGGCGGGTGCCGTCGGACTTGCCGCCGACGAGTACCACGCGCAGGACGTGGTGGTGTCCGGGTGGTCGGGGATGACCGAGCTCGACGTGGACACCACGGTCGTCGACACCCTGTACGCCGAAGGTGTCGTGGACGTCGACGATGCACGAGAGCTACCGTGCCACACCGGGATTCGTCTCCTCGGTCACGGTTCCAGTGCGCTGGGCCGGGTGAACCCGGACAAGCGGGTGCAGCTGGTCCGCGGTGACCGCGAGGCCTTCGGACTGCACGGGCGTTCGGCGGAGCAGCGGGTCGCCCTCGATCTGCTGCTCGATGACAGTGTCGGCATCGTGTCCCTCGGTGGCAAGGCGGGTACCGGCAAATCGGCGCTGGCGCTGTGCGCCGGACTGGAGGCGGTGCTCGAAAGGCGTACGCAGCGTAAGGTTGTCGTGTTCCGGCCGCTGTATGCGGTTGGCGGACAACAACTCGGCTACCTTCCCGGCAGTGAGGCCGACAAGATGGGCCCCTGGGCCCAGGCGGTCTTCGACACCCTCGAAGGTCTGGCGTCACCCGAGGTGATCGACGAGGTGCTCAGCCGTGGGATGCTGGAAGTCCTGCCGCTCACGCACATTCGCGGTCGCTCCCTGCACGATTCCTTCGTGATCGTCGACGAGGCGCAGTCGCTGGAACGCAATGTGCTGCTGACGGTGCTGTCGCGGCTCGGCTCCGGCTCGCGGGTGGTGCTCACCCACGATGTCGCGCAGCGTGACAACCTGCGTGTCGGTCGCCACGACGGTGTCGCCGCGGTCATCGAGAAGCTCAAGGGGCATCCGCTGTTCGCGCACGTGACGCTCACCCGCAGCGAGCGCTCGCCGATCGCCGCCCTGGTGACCGAGATGTTGGAGGAGTTCGCACCCGGGGCGTACTGA
- a CDS encoding DUF6199 family natural product biosynthesis protein yields MWGFVVLIVLVAVPLLIWQVVSPRGVWRATEAWKFRDPDANEPSDEAYAMKSVGAVMSIIALIVAVVVIASLQTHTGRHAASEPTESSVPYTAPAMPPARDLGPGTMVGYLYPSALTVEFVVLDDTTGYSTMGGCSTVVAVHEHTNAIVVQVGRSQRPGWDGTFRACAEKQVPDVVSRSLTRPVGSRPILTAAPVTAAAEVGLAYGPAVRPTPLDEYPRPGVVRALTPVRIDPTWRSVPLLAELPRKN; encoded by the coding sequence ATGTGGGGATTCGTCGTGCTCATCGTGCTGGTCGCGGTGCCGCTGTTGATCTGGCAGGTGGTGAGTCCGCGCGGCGTCTGGCGGGCGACCGAGGCGTGGAAGTTCCGCGACCCGGACGCGAACGAACCCAGCGACGAGGCCTACGCGATGAAGAGCGTCGGTGCGGTCATGTCGATCATCGCGCTCATCGTCGCCGTCGTGGTCATCGCGTCGCTGCAGACACACACCGGTCGACATGCTGCGTCGGAACCGACGGAGAGCTCTGTGCCGTACACGGCCCCGGCGATGCCGCCGGCACGTGACCTCGGCCCGGGGACCATGGTCGGATATCTCTACCCCAGTGCGTTGACCGTCGAATTCGTCGTGCTCGACGACACGACGGGCTATTCGACGATGGGCGGCTGCTCGACCGTGGTGGCCGTCCACGAGCACACCAACGCCATCGTCGTACAGGTCGGCAGATCGCAACGACCCGGCTGGGACGGCACATTCCGCGCGTGCGCCGAGAAGCAGGTTCCCGATGTCGTGTCGCGCTCCCTGACCCGGCCCGTCGGCAGCCGGCCGATCCTCACCGCGGCACCCGTGACGGCCGCTGCCGAGGTGGGTCTCGCGTACGGCCCCGCGGTGCGCCCGACACCGCTCGACGAGTATCCCCGCCCGGGAGTGGTGCGCGCGCTCACGCCGGTCCGTATCGATCCGACCTGGAGGTCGGTTCCACTGCTCGCGGAATTGCCCCGCAAGAATTGA